Proteins encoded by one window of Thermodesulfobacteriota bacterium:
- a CDS encoding pyridoxal-phosphate dependent enzyme: NPLYLSYLNNFQEFHPVKAKKTLANAIQIGNPVSVNKAIRTLKEFDGIVEQASEEELADAAAQVDKTGTFNCPHTGVALGVFLKLKEKGVFKPDDRIVVISTAHGLKFVEFKIGYHKKELEGVFSKYANTPIELPADYDAVKDAIFSKIEA, translated from the coding sequence AAACCCTCTATACTTAAGCTACCTAAACAATTTTCAAGAGTTTCATCCAGTAAAGGCTAAAAAAACTCTAGCCAACGCCATTCAGATTGGAAACCCTGTGAGTGTTAATAAGGCAATACGCACTTTAAAAGAATTTGACGGCATAGTGGAGCAGGCAAGTGAAGAAGAGCTCGCTGATGCTGCGGCTCAGGTAGATAAAACCGGAACATTTAACTGCCCGCATACAGGTGTTGCACTAGGAGTGTTTCTAAAGTTAAAAGAAAAAGGTGTTTTCAAACCCGATGACAGAATAGTGGTTATCTCAACTGCTCATGGTCTTAAATTTGTTGAGTTTAAAATCGGATACCATAAAAAAGAGCTTGAAGGAGTTTTCTCTAAATATGCGAACACTCCTATTGAGCTTCCCGCAGACTATGATGCTGTAAAAGATGCAATATTCTCCAAGATAGAAGCATAG